In Paracoccus jeotgali, the following are encoded in one genomic region:
- a CDS encoding putative transporter small subunit: MTPSFLTFYVLAFPAIVAVVLFVLVRAFWGEWRKARRQGRSII; the protein is encoded by the coding sequence ATGACACCATCCTTCCTCACCTTCTATGTTCTGGCCTTCCCGGCCATCGTCGCCGTTGTCCTGTTCGTCCTGGTCCGGGCGTTCTGGGGCGAGTGGCGCAAGGCCCGCAGGCAGGGCCGCAGCATCATCTGA
- a CDS encoding urea transporter, with translation MNIIGRFGLPSASGAPATGLHLSPSGLAGQGTGWLGGVAMLADSVLRGMGQVMFQNNSYAGLLFLLGIAVNSPLFAAAALAGTVTSTLAALLLGADRQMVRAGLFGFNGALVGIALLYFLAPNPLTWLCVILAASCATVLMAAMMTLFRGWDLPVLTAPFVLVALSFFMATARFGRIEASGLLPTAGLPVKAGPQGVVTAASLGQGALEGIGQVFFQGHMVSSAIFGAGLLIASRRAFVMAVAGTLTGLLIAWAMGASEVSMRAGAFGFNSVLTAIALGAVFLPPGPRATIYAIFGAAVTPFVAAAAAATMGTFGLPAMTLPFVLTSWVLLLAAQSLPGLTAPAAVRR, from the coding sequence ATGAACATCATCGGCAGGTTTGGCTTACCCTCCGCGTCCGGGGCACCGGCGACGGGGCTGCATCTGTCGCCAAGCGGGCTGGCGGGTCAGGGGACAGGCTGGCTCGGCGGCGTGGCGATGCTCGCGGACAGCGTGCTGCGCGGCATGGGGCAGGTGATGTTCCAGAACAACAGCTATGCCGGGCTGCTGTTTCTGCTGGGCATCGCGGTGAACTCGCCGCTGTTCGCGGCGGCGGCGCTGGCCGGGACAGTGACCTCGACACTGGCGGCGCTGCTGCTGGGCGCGGATCGGCAGATGGTGCGGGCGGGGCTGTTTGGCTTCAACGGCGCGCTGGTCGGCATCGCGCTGCTGTATTTCCTGGCGCCGAACCCGCTGACATGGCTTTGCGTGATCCTCGCCGCGTCCTGCGCGACGGTGCTGATGGCGGCGATGATGACGCTATTCCGGGGCTGGGACCTGCCGGTGCTGACCGCGCCCTTCGTGCTGGTGGCGCTGTCCTTTTTCATGGCGACGGCACGCTTTGGCCGGATCGAGGCCTCGGGCCTGCTGCCCACCGCCGGGCTGCCGGTCAAGGCCGGACCGCAGGGCGTCGTCACCGCCGCGAGCCTTGGCCAAGGCGCGTTGGAGGGGATCGGGCAGGTGTTCTTCCAGGGCCACATGGTCAGCAGCGCGATCTTTGGCGCCGGGCTGCTGATCGCCTCGCGCCGGGCCTTCGTCATGGCCGTGGCGGGGACGCTGACCGGGCTGCTAATCGCCTGGGCGATGGGCGCGTCCGAGGTGTCGATGCGGGCCGGGGCTTTCGGCTTCAACAGTGTGCTGACCGCGATCGCGCTGGGCGCGGTCTTTCTGCCGCCGGGGCCGCGCGCGACGATCTATGCGATCTTCGGCGCGGCGGTGACGCCCTTTGTCGCGGCGGCGGCCGCGGCGACGATGGGCACCTTTGGCCTGCCGGCCATGACCCTGCCCTTTGTGCTGACGAGCTGGGTTCTGTTGCTCGCCGCTCAGAGCCTGCCGGGGCTGACCGCGCCCGCAGCCGTCAGGCGCTAG